The Amphiura filiformis chromosome 13, Afil_fr2py, whole genome shotgun sequence genome segment cgatttgctgggatattgacttggaaaaaaaaattctgaaattaattggcaacttctgtagattaaattcagacttccgctctccccatggttcatttagaattgggtaaatgaatcatgaaagtactccgtctttcggaggggacgttaagccgtcggtcccgtgtacagagagccatacctgtacatgtatctcgcagccagtttcgaaaagagtagggtgttaacccctgactgttcccaacccgtcccggtgttcaaatggaccccaatggaaataagcttcaatagaggctttcttgggttatccagggttgtcaaaacccgaacaaatcaaatcaaaaaaaatcaaaaagctattctatttaaaatccacactacccctatggaagattttctTGTATTCACATGACAAATTAAAACTAAACATCAAAATGTCTGTCAACCTGAGATGATTTCTGCATCTCAGCATGTAATCGACGCCAAAACAAGTCTTGTCCAAATCTATCATCTGGCCATTTGAGTAAATCTTTCTTACATAATAATTGTCTTAAAGACATAGTCAGCTTGTCATCTGGGATTTCTTGCAATAAAACCAAGATAATCACGTCCATGTTGTCATGGAAAAGTGTCATAAGAGCGGTCTGCATTTCAAAATAGCACCACTCGTCTTCCACGAATTGCGGCGTCAAAATTAGTATCGTTTTGCGACTATTTTGGATCGCTTCAAAAATGGCGTCCACTTTGGGACCAGATGGTATGAGGTCGCGACCTTTGATAAACAGTTTGCATTGCTTGCCATTCTCCATGCTAAGTCGAAGGTCATTCAAAACCCAACTTTCTTCATAGTCACTGGTTTCGTTGTACCCAATATAAGCATCGTATTGAATACTGTTGTTCGCATTCTCATCCATGTTATAATCGTCGTCAAGATATTGCCAGTTATTTCGCTTGTGAGTCAAGAGAAAATATCCATATTTAATGTGCCATCTATATTTGACGAGAAGAGCTGCTATCAGTGTGACAATTATTCCACTTGCAATACCAAGTCCAAGATAAACTCCTAGATAAGAAGTACAGTCCAGTTGTATAGATGAAACACTAATACCTGTGTGCGGGTGTCCACATGTGTACATTCCCTCCGAAGTGATTCTCAAGTATACCTTAATGTCGCTAGCTATCCAGTTCTGAAATGGTTCTATCACGCATGTGCAGTCAAATGGGTTGCCACTAAGGTCAAGGGTATAGTAACCAAGCGGAGACGGGTTGAAAGTGTGATTTAGAAACTCATTCGGAACAGACTTGAGTTGATTGTCAGCGAGGTCAAGGGTGACTAGAAACTTCAATTCGATGATATTAGCCATGGTTGTTAGTTTGTTGCCAGCCATGTATAAATGGGTGAGATTACTTAACAAGTAGACAATCTCATCTTCAATTGTCGATATTTCATTGTAGCTTAGATCCAGAACTTGAAGAAGGGGTGCTTTTACAAACCGTATTTGAGATACAGCTTTCAATCCGTTCTGTGACATGTTGAGGCTTCTTAACTGGGGCAAATCAACCTGTGCTTGCTCAATGTTTTCAGCTGCAGACGTACAGTCGCACCGTGTTATGTTGAGTACTTGTAAATGCGCACATGTCTCACCGATGACATCCGCAAATGTGTCTGAGTTCATATCTTGTAAAAAAGCATGTTCTAAATGTGGTGCAAATTGGCAGATAGGAGTATTATGGGTGTTCTTCAAATAGTGTGTTGATTCCATTTTGAGATGCAGATATTTTAACGTAACTATCTGCGCATCATCTCCCATGATTTGTTGGATATAGATCGTTAAATCTGTCAGATTTACaagtgatgaaaatgatgatgaatcAAATTGTCCATTTTCATTGCCATCTAAATTCAAGGACTGAAGATGAGGTAAATCTAACCAGCGCATATCATCTGATAGGCTGTTGTAACTAAGATCTAATCTTGAGAAAGATACGATGTTTTCAAACACTCGAAATACATCTTCTGATATTGACGACAGCAAATTGTGAGAGAGATTGAGATCCTCCAGCAACGGTAATCCTGCAAAGGCATCCGGCGCTAAATAGTTTATTATATTTCCCGACAGGTTTATCTCACGCAATATAGGTAGCCATGAAAATGTAGCGCCCTCTACTTTTTGTACGTTTCCTCCATTCATATCTAACTTGAACAAGGTGGCATTCCATTTTGTCACAGG includes the following:
- the LOC140168397 gene encoding toll-like receptor 2 type-2 translates to MGDDAQIVTLKYLHLKMESTHYLKNTHNTPICQFAPHLEHAFLQDMNSDTFADVIGETCAHLQVLNITRCDCTSAAENIEQAQVDLPQLRSLNMSQNGLKAVSQIRFVKAPLLQVLDLSYNEISTIEDEIVYLLSNLTHLYMAGNKLTTMANIIELKFLVTLDLADNQLKSVPNEFLNHTFNPSPLGYYTLDLSGNPFDCTCVIEPFQNWIASDIKVYLRITSEGMYTCGHPHTGISVSSIQLDCTSYLGVYLGLGIASGIIVTLIAALLVKYRWHIKYGYFLLTHKRNNWQYLDDDYNMDENANNSIQYDAYIGYNETSDYEESWVLNDLRLSMENGKQCKLFIKGRDLIPSGPKVDAIFEAIQNSRKTILILTPQFVEDEWCYFEMQTALMTLFHDNMDVIILVLLQEIPDDKLTMSLRQLLCKKDLLKWPDDRFGQDLFWRRLHAEMQKSSQVDRHFDV